Within Vicia villosa cultivar HV-30 ecotype Madison, WI linkage group LG1, Vvil1.0, whole genome shotgun sequence, the genomic segment acggcccgttttgccacccctacctgtACGATTATATTTGTAcccttataattttttaaaattgtcaattttactttttaatatttttaatcaatttaccATTTCCCTTTTTACTATATACCAAAACAATATAAAAGTTGTACCCTTACGCATGTGATCCGAAACAAATTGAAAAAGACATTTGATATGTAAATTAGCAAACTGAAACACTTACACAAAGAGATTCGGTTTTGAATAAACACCTTTCGGAAGACTTTAAAAGAGTGTTATGGTAGGGGTCAAAAATTTTAAACCAAACCAGAACACTTTCTCAAAGTCATCCGGTTTGTGTTTTTGTTAACCAAAACCCTTCATGGAAATTCTGCTCTAAATTTGTCAAAAAAACGAGAAATTTGTAGATACCACTAATGTATTCTCAAATGCTCAAACATTTGATACAGAAGAAGAGGTTATAAGATGGATTAAAGAGGTTGGAATTAGAAATAAAGTAACTCTTATTATCACTCGTTCAGACACCAAAACAGGCAAGAGAGGAAGAAGCAACAAAGTAATATGTAGTTGCGATAAAGGGGGAAATTACAAGGACAAAAGTGAAACTCATAGTGCGACTAAGAGATGTAGATGTCCATTCAAAATTAGGTTGACTCAGCCAAAAGATGGGTCTGGATGAAAGATTGGTGTAAAATGTGAAGTTCATAATCATGGATTACCTGATAGATTAGAAGGTCATGCCTTTAGTGGTAGGTTGACCACAGATGAGAAGCAGCATGTTGTTGATTTGACAAAGAGACATGTTCCACCTCGACACATATTGATTTCGTTGAAAGAGCAAGATCCTGAGAATGTCACTCGGATCATGCAAGTATATAAACACAAGAGTGTGATAAAAAAGAGTTAATAGGTCCAAGAAGTGTGATACAAAATTTGCTTAAACTTATAGAGGATGCAGACTATGTTTACTGGagtagaaaaagagatgactcaGAAGTTGCGAGAGATATTTTTTGGGCTCATCCAAATTCGGTTAAGTTGCTGAATATTTTTTCTATTGTCTTAGTTATGGACTGCACTTATAAGACAAACTAATATAGACAACCTCTGTTTGAAATTATTGGCATGCATCGACCGAGTTGACATTTGCCTATATGGAGCGTGAGCAGATAGAGAGTTTTTGTTGGGTCTTGGATAAGTTGATGTAATTGTTTCTGAAGAAAGATTTGTGTCCACAAGTGATCTTGACGAATAGAGATTTTGCTTTGATGAAAACAGTTAAAGTTGTGTTTCCTACGATGATTAATTTGCTATGTCGATTTGACATTAACAAAAATGTTGGTGCAAAATGCAAGCAATATGTGGTGAATGACATGCAAGAGACGATAGATTCATTATGGATGGATGTTGTATGGGCTAGTGATGATGTTGAGTATAGTCAACGGTTGCAACAACTTGAACAGACATGTTTTGATTATAGTGAATTAATTGATTATGTGAAAGACACGTGGTTGATTCCACATAGGCACTGATTTGTTGGAGCATGGATTAATCGAGTACTTCATTTGGGTAACACTGTGACTAATTGGTATgtcaattttttttactatttttattatgcattaatttttacGATGttatattttagtatttttactgtgttttatttttagggttgagTCTGCATATTGGAAGTTAAAGCAGATGTTGGGGAATAGTATTGGTGACATGGTCAaatgttgggaagctatgaatgACAATCTGAATTTACAAATAGGCAACATTCAAGATTCTTTTCGAAAAAGTGTTTATGAAGTTGAGCACGCACACATAAGTCCATTTTATGGTAATCTGCAAGGTTCTGTTTTTAGAGCTGCTTTGAGACGCATTGCTGAAGAGATATCGAGGATTTATTATGTTGGAAGTAACATGAAAAAATGTGGTTGTACTAATATAACAAATTATGGGTTACCTTGTGCTTGTGAGTTAGGAAGATACGTTCTTGGTGGTATTTCGATACCAATAGACAGTGTTATCTTCATTGGAGGAAACTAAGTTTGGAAGGTGATTTGCAGGTAGATGAAGAAGATGGATCAGAGGTGGATATGAGTAGTGCAATAGATAAATTATGGAGAAGGTTTAGATCACTAGATGTTGTTAGGAAAATAGCATTAAAAAGTAGGGTTTGTGAACTTGTTTATCCCACAAAAACTTCAATGTGTCCACCACCTGAGAAAATAAAAACCAAAGGAGGAGTGAAGAAGAAAGGGAAGAAACCGAATGGGTATGATGTTTATAGGGATCCTTCATATCATGAGTATGTTGACGAATCATCTCAATCATCACAGAGACAATATCAACCATCACATACTTCAAAGAAGCAGTCACAATCAAAGAAACAATCCCCATCGAAGAAGCATTAGTTCATTCTTCAGTTTTCAATTCATATTAGGCAATCACACCAAACTTTTGGTTATGCAATGTCCTCACATATGAGATGGTTTAGAGTAGACCAAATTTAGCATATGTCATTAGTATAATAAGTTTGTTTATGGAAAACCCTGACTGATTTTATTGTGACGCTTTGAAGAATACGTTGAGGTATTTGAATGATTCATTTAGGGGTGGTTTAAAGTAAACAAAGGAAGCTCAAAGGATATGTGGGTACAAACTTAACGGGGAATATGGACACTAGAAAATCATTATCGATTTTGAGTTTATATTTTTTAGACTAACTATAAGTTGAAAAGCAACTAAGTTTTATAGTAGTCACTTTATCTAGAACTCAAGAGGAGTATATTTTCCTATTTTAAAGGGCCAAGGAAGCCATGTGGTTAACATGTGTGGTTGTGGAGCTAGAAATCACTCAAGCATGTTTGAAGATACATTGTGATAGTCAAAGTATAGTTTGTTTTGCTAATCATCAAGTGAATCATGAGAGGACAAATTGCATTGACATTTGTTTGCTCTTTATTAGAGACATGAACGAGTCTTAGGAGATTGTGGTGAGAAGGTTGTGTGGGAAGATAGTTCGGCGGATGTGTTCACCAAGTCATTACCTACGTCAAGGTTTAATCATTGTTTGAACTCGATCAACTTTATCAAAGAATGATTTCAGCTTAAATATAACATCAAGGTGGTTAATGAGTAAATATACATCATTTAGTTTTTTAATGGAATGTGGAGATTTGAGGAGTGTTACTTAAAAAAAAACTCAGTAAATTATCATTTTCACCACTGCCGCACCTATGACGCGCCCTGCAAGGCTCGTAGGGCGGTGGCAATGGAAATAGGGGTATTTCATTTCTGCCTCAAAGGCGGAGAGATTTTAAGGAGGCGCAAGACATGTGAAAGTTAAAGTTGAGAAATGTGATATGGATATCATCAAGTGTGAGGCATGTGCCTCGAAACTTGTATCATATATAAACATTTTCTATCATTCGTGTTGGGTTGGAAGGTTCTTCTAGATCGTCAAATAGATAATTTCTTTGAGATTTTTAATCTAAGGGCTTAGTTAGTCACTCATTGCAATTTAAAGGTTGAGAAATACTTCTAAACACAATAGAGTTGAGTGATTCATATATCTAGATGATGAGAAATCTGAATCTCAAATGCATTgaaatttggtgatgtttttataattgttGAGCTAATTTTTATAACTCATATGTAATCTCTTGATTAAGACTTTTGATTGGAAGTAAACCGGAGAGTTGATTTCTTCCACATATTAGATAATTTTAGATCAAATTGTATAAACAATTTCTTGTGTGTTGATTTGTTATCTTGTTGTCGTTAGTGTAGTTTTGTTTACACTAACACAACATATCTAATTTGCTTTGGATTGAAATATTTGTAAAATAGAAAGGTGGTCTTGAATTTTTAAAATCTATCTTTGCATGATATAGAGATCAGGCTTAAGCTAAATTCATTGAGATATTCATATGTCACACATTGGATTTAAGGCTTAGCTTTCTAGGTCTCTAATGAAAATCAATCATTTTATCTACACAACAATGATGATAAATTGATATAATTATTCTTTCTATCAGTTTATTTGATACATGAAACTAATAGAAGATAAGAATTATCAACCTATATGACACATGACCCTGtaacttattttgttttcttaCTTTTTCCAAGATTGCAATTTTTGCTTTTCTGGGCCATACATATCATGTTCAAATTTACTTTCACTAGCGGCAATACCTTCTATGGCTGTAATGAGCATTTAAATCTCCTAAACTCAATCAAAAGCAATGCAAAAAAGAGAAAACATGAACTTTTAAGCACAGAGATGGACACACTAATTTTATGAAAATGATGGACTCGATCACAACATAAAGAACATAACTTGGAACACAAGTTATGTTTAACGTTTAATTTTTCAGTTTTCACGACGGAGAAAATTGTACTCTGGCATGTCATCtatcattttcattttctttatatGATGGAAACTCAAATAACTTGTTCACTGTCTTTGGAAAGAGGGGGCCATGCCAAACACCCAAGAAATGAAACCTAAATATTTGCATTTGGTTGTGAACTATTCAAAGCAAAAGCGAGTTGCTATACGTTGTAATATCGGATAGCTTATAATATATACCAGAAGTATACTTGAGATTGCTTGACCATAAATGTAATGAACTTGAATGCAGAATGATCCTACATCACATGGTGAGGGCCTAGCTAAAGAGTTAGTAGTTGAATGAAGACATGCCAACCCACTTCTTTTCTTGTAATCACCAACAATCATAAAGGAACCTAAAGAGGGCTCCATAAAAGAATCTATTGATAGCTCACCACGTAGCCCAACCTGACATCTCATTACTTTACTCTAAAATTCAGTGTAACACCATTCACTTATTGCCCTCTTTTTAAAAAtcggttgaaccaacttcttacaGAAAGTTCCCCTTTGGTTTTTTGTACTGTTATTACTATGTATAAGCCCCTTCAATCATCAAGTGCATATCTTATCTAAGTATTTAGATGTGTCAAAATTAATGCCATGGTTTATGCGTATAAAATGCAACTCGGATATCTTAAGTTAGGTCTCGTGTTCAAGTCTTGTGGATGAAAATTTGTGGTTAGCCAGAACATGAATATATGAATAAAAGAAATTGAATCATGTGAGTTAACAAAGCTGCTGCTGTACACTCAACTCACTTTGCCTTATCTTACCATTAATCAGAATACGCGGAGAACATTTACATTGCTCACATTACACTAACGTTAATTACCGCAACTAATTAACTAATCAATGAAGAAAATCTAAACAAGATCTCATCTATGTCCTAAATTACAGCAATCAATAGCTTTAATCAATCTTGAATTCATGACTGGTTCCTTGGTGAATGGTATGCTGCTGCAGCCGAGGAAGAGGAATACGCAATTGAGGAGGAATGTGAATGTGAGTTTGATTGTAGAAACAACAACTGAGCTGGGGTCACTGAAGACGAAGAATACGACGATGTTTCGGATCTTTTAGGCTTGAGAGGCTCAGCACCAGAAGTAGTGTCATGCTGAATTTCTCTCAATAATGCAGCGACATCTTTCATGGTAGGCCGATCATCAGCGCGATTACTTGTACACAATAACGAAATACCAAGTGCTTGTAACATCTCTTGTATTTGCATATCTGGATGACCCTGTAGCCTCGAATCAAGAATCTCGACCGGGTCCTTCTTGCTCTTCAAATGCTCCCTGACCCATTGAATAACATGTATTTCATCTGGAAATGATGGATCAACCGGTCTTTTCCCTGTTATTATCTCGAGTAGGACCACACCAAAGCTGTAAACATCACTTTTCTCTGTTATCTTCATCATACAAGCATACTCTGCAAAATTCCAATCCAACACAAAAATTATACTATAGACACAAAACTAATCATAGGATATACATTATCAAATTATCCATGATGATGATTTGGCTTTTGTGCCGCCATTAACTATTATGTCTTATTAACTATGTTTGTCTATATGCATGTGAGTTATTTGTGACTTCGTGTGGTCAAGTACATGAGATGTACAGAACTACAGATGTAAtgaaaccaaaaaagaaaaagcgACAAAACAAGCACTGTCACACTTTAACAGAAAACAACCTTATGGTCCCATTTCCTTCAATCATACACATGCTCCATGAATGATAATATTCACATGGAAAAAACGTCAATCATTCAACCTAACTCCAGCTATAATGTCTCTGGAATTACGCTCTTATATCTGATGTCTCTACCTATCAACTGAGTTGTTTTAACTGGACATAATTTCGATTATTTAAATTGGCCTAAACAAGATTAAGTTTAGTTTGAAATTGGTAAACAAGTGGATTAAGTAATAATTGAAAGACGAAATTATAGTTACCAGGAGCAATGTAGCCGTAAGAACCAGCAAACTGAGGATTAACTGAAAATGAAGAGGGATGTTCTTCGACGAAACGAGCGAAACCAAAATCAGCCAAACAAGCTTCATATCTATCTCCTAACAAAATATTCTGCGCCTTAACATCCCGGTGCAAGATAGCAGGAACGCAATCATGGTGCAAATAAGCCAATCCCTCAGCAACGCCAATTGCTATCTTGAGCCTTGTCTCCCATTCCACTGCTAATCCTGTACACCCCTCGTGCAACATTGCATCCAAATTACCGtttggtaaataatcataaaaCAGTAACTTTGTTCTCCGGTTAGCACCCCAACCTAATAACCGCACAATATTACGGTGCCGGATTCTTGCCAATGTGGCAATCTCTGATGAGAACGACGAAGCTGAGAACTTCTCCGTTAACCGGAACTTTTTCGCTGCGATAGTTAACCCCGTTGCTGGCATGGTGACCTTATAAACGACGCCAGATCGGCCGTGGCCGATGATATTGCCGGCGGAGAGACCTTTTGCCACGTCGGATATTGACAGATCGAGTTTCTGGTACAATGTCACTTCCCAAGGAGGGACCATTTCCGCGTCGCTGTCTTTTCCATTGAGCTCCACGTCGTTTTCTTGCTCTCCACGTCGTTTTGCTGCCACGACAACGTACAGCGCCGCCATGAGTAAAACACACGCGATGCTTAGGAGAATAACCATCACCACGCGCGCTTCCCTCGCACGGCGACCTGATTTTCCGGCACCTTCGTTGTAGCACCGGCTGCCAGCGAAGCACAGCGACGGGTTTCCTGAGAGGACATTTAAAGGAAGTTTCTCGAAGAACGGCGTGTTCGGAACGCGGCCGGAGAATTTATTGGAGGAGATATTGAGGACCACAAGATTTTCTAAGGTGGCAAGATAATCGAGATTTCCGGTGAGAATGTTGTGAGATAGATCAAGAACTCCGAGTTTTGTTAAGTCTGAAAACTCACGGGGAATGTTGCCAGTGAGTTGGTTTGTGCTTAGATTCAGAGCTATTTCCAGAGCTGGAATGTTACCAATGCTACCGGGGATTTTACCGGAGAATTGATTGTTGCTTAGGTCCAATAACTGCAACTTGACACATGAACCGAGTTTAGTCGGAATCGAACCGTTGATTCGATTATTCTGAAGAACCAGTTTAGTAAGTGCGGCGAGTGAGCCGAGAGATTGGCTCAGGGAGCCTTCAAGCATGTTATCTGAGATATCAAGAAATTGAAGTGAAACAAGCTGACTTAAACTTTCTGGCAAGCTTCCGACAATGAAATTCGAATGCAAGTCCAAGAAAGTGAGATTGCCGCAGCCAGAGATCTCCGCCGGGATAACACCCGAAATTCGATTGTTCCCGAGGTCAAGGAAGTTCAAATTCTTGAGATTACCAATCTCAGAAGGAATAGTACCAGTAATGTTGTTGTCGTTGGCTCGAAAGCGAATAAGAGAAGTACAATTTCCAATCTGAGAGGGAATTTTACCGGAGAGATTATTAGATAGAAGCAAAAGCTTGTTGAGATTCTGAAGCTGGAATATACCTTCTGGTATGGGACCAGTTAACACATTCTGTGACAGATCAATAGCTTCAAGGTTTTGACAATTGGAAAGAGTGGAAGGTATATTACCTTGCAACTTATTATGCCACAAAAACAACAATGTTAGATTCCCAAGGTTTCCTAATTCGGAAGGTATTGTACCAGTTATAAGGTTGTTATCAAGCTCTATG encodes:
- the LOC131624691 gene encoding uncharacterized protein LOC131624691, with translation MLKPDGSIGKHKTMLLAIGFLHKYGLDYFKVFAPVARHETIRLVIAIAANRNGPLMHLDVKYVFLNGPLQEDVYVSQPPRFVKRNQEGMVLEGHAFSGRLTTDEKQHVVDLTKRHVPPRHILISLKEQDPENVTRIMQLWTALIRQTNIDNLCLKLLKDLCPQVILTNRDFALMKTVKVVFPTMINLLCRFDINKNVGAKCKQYVVNDMQETIDSLWMDVVWASDDVEYSQRLQQLEQTCFDYSELIDYVKDTWLIPHRVESAYWKLKQMLGNSIGDMVKCWEAMNDNLNLQIGNIQDSFRKSVYEVEHAHISPFYGNLQGSVFRAALRRIAEEISRIYYVGSNMKKCGCTNITNYGLPCACELGRYVLGGISIPIDSVDEEDGSEVDMSSAIDKLWRRFRSLDVVRKIALKSRVCELVYPTKTSMCPPPEKIKTKGGVKKKGKKPNGYDVYRDPSYHEYVDESSQSSQRQYQPSHTSKKQSQSKKQSPSKKH
- the LOC131636115 gene encoding leucine-rich repeat receptor-like serine/threonine-protein kinase RGI4, whose protein sequence is MPLNPWTLFSLSIFLLLPHHSFLSLAVNQQGEALLSWKRSLNGSLEMLSNWDPNEETPCSWFGVSCNLKNQVVELDLRDVDLLGKLPTNFISLFSLTSLILTGTNLTGPIPKELGALVELSYLDLSDNALSGEIPSEICYLPKLEELHLNSNELTGSIPVTIGNLTNLTKLILYDNQLSGEIPNTIGNMKSLQVIRAGGNKNLEGQLPQEIGNCSNLIMLGLAETSISGFMPPTIGLLKKLETLAIYTSLLSGQIPSEIGDCTQLQNIYLYENSLTGSIPTKLGNLKNLRNLLLWQNNLVGTIPQEIGNCHQLSVIDASVNSLTGSIPKSFGNLTLLEELQLSANQISGEIPGELGNCQQLTHIELDNNLITGTIPSELGNLGNLTLLFLWHNKLQGNIPSTLSNCQNLEAIDLSQNVLTGPIPEGIFQLQNLNKLLLLSNNLSGKIPSQIGNCTSLIRFRANDNNITGTIPSEIGNLKNLNFLDLGNNRISGVIPAEISGCGNLTFLDLHSNFIVGSLPESLSQLVSLQFLDISDNMLEGSLSQSLGSLAALTKLVLQNNRINGSIPTKLGSCVKLQLLDLSNNQFSGKIPGSIGNIPALEIALNLSTNQLTGNIPREFSDLTKLGVLDLSHNILTGNLDYLATLENLVVLNISSNKFSGRVPNTPFFEKLPLNVLSGNPSLCFAGSRCYNEGAGKSGRRAREARVVMVILLSIACVLLMAALYVVVAAKRRGEQENDVELNGKDSDAEMVPPWEVTLYQKLDLSISDVAKGLSAGNIIGHGRSGVVYKVTMPATGLTIAAKKFRLTEKFSASSFSSEIATLARIRHRNIVRLLGWGANRRTKLLFYDYLPNGNLDAMLHEGCTGLAVEWETRLKIAIGVAEGLAYLHHDCVPAILHRDVKAQNILLGDRYEACLADFGFARFVEEHPSSFSVNPQFAGSYGYIAPEYACMMKITEKSDVYSFGVVLLEIITGKRPVDPSFPDEIHVIQWVREHLKSKKDPVEILDSRLQGHPDMQIQEMLQALGISLLCTSNRADDRPTMKDVAALLREIQHDTTSGAEPLKPKRSETSSYSSSSVTPAQLLFLQSNSHSHSSSIAYSSSSAAAAYHSPRNQS